In a genomic window of Chrysemys picta bellii isolate R12L10 chromosome 23, ASM1138683v2, whole genome shotgun sequence:
- the RLF gene encoding zinc finger protein Rlf isoform X8 → MNAYSSPMPESGSEQLSSSEEETDPQGVFSPYQDSRPQAIEVIRKLPHPTLRILPPGGVNPWMAPPMPYPPPWQYWTPWASYPREYVRYGHSTRRNTDPAPPPDEYASDTRHLATQSHFQDKPSPAPIPAEPELTPEEALLPLPPTPSDDYAKFQDLFKRVASDLRINLEVVTEQQHELTNILQPPSSSRVALPINAALLEPAKSIWQTPATSLPTCKQADRKYFISPKGSEFLFTHPAPNSLVVDATNQRAKQQYSHSAPPNKDSKRLDLFGRKVYASSTLQFRIANYTAVLAKYDHKNYNKFMDFIDDIPEQRKQQLRAMVSEGQSISRTALQAALDVANTAARSTATAVVMRRGSWLSSSFFPRSSEHH, encoded by the coding sequence atgAATGCATATTCTTCTccaatgcctgagtcaggatctgagcagctttcctccagtgaggaggaaacagatccacagggagttttttcTCCATATCAAGACTCCCGACCCCAGGCAATAGAGGTTATAAGAAAACTACCTCATCCTACTCTCAGGATCCTGCCTCCTGGGGgggtgaacccctggatggcaccacctatgccctacccaccaccatggcaatactgGACACCATGGGCATCGTACCCTCGGGAATACGTGCGCTATGGCCattcgaccaggcgcaacaccgATCCAGCGCCACCCCCTGACGAATATGCCAGTGACACGAGACACCTGGCAACACAGTCACACTTCCAGGATAAACCTAgccctgctcctattccagcagagCCGGAGCTAACACCTGAAGAAgcattacttccccttcctccgacACCGTCGGATGACTATGCAAAATTCCAggacctctttaaaagagttgCCAGTGACTTGAGAATTAACTTGGAGGTAGTCACTGAACAACAACATGAGCTAACGAACATCCTTCaacccccttcttcctccagggtGGCATTACCAATTAacgcagcccttttagaacccgctaagtccatctggcagactccagctacaagcctacctacctgtaaacaagcaGACAGGAAGTACTTTATTTCTccaaagggctctgaattcctttttacccacccggcaccaaactcattggtagtagaCGCTACGAACCAGAGGGCTAAACAACAGTATTCTCATTCCGCCCCACCCAACAAGGACAGCAAACGATTGGATCTCTTTGGTCGTAAAGTATACGCATCCTCGACCCTACAATTTCGtatagctaattatactgcagtccttgcaaaatacgaccacaaaaactataataaattcatggactttattgatgacattccagaacaGAGAAAACAACAGTTGAGAGCTATGGTTTCCGAGGGACAAAGCAtatcacgcaccgctctccaagcggccctcgatgtagccaacacagCAGCAAGATCAACCGCTACAGCAGTAGTCATGCGACGGGGCTCATGGCTCTCCTCCTCTTTTTTTCCTCGAAGttcagagcaccattga